The DNA region ACAAGTTTGGAAAGTTATAACAACTTGAATTGCGATGCATCACTTTTTAAGAATTAAATCATATCTGTAAATATGACAGAATTTTGGATTAAATGTAAAGGGAAACATTGTAAAACTCTGGCCTCAAAACCAGTTCCATAGGTCCTACCTGGGGTCTGGGTGGCATGGTTGCTGGAGAACTGAATGGGGATGCAGAGGTCATTATCGATGGGAAACTTTTCGCACTGGAGCATGTCTGGCCAGGGAAAGCCGTACGTCGCCATGACCGGAGAGCAGCTGTCCCTCACGGCCTCGCAGAGCGACCGGCAGGGGTAGATGGGCCTGTCCAGGCAGACTGGAGCGAACAGAGAGCAGAGGAACACCTGAGTGTCTGCGTGGCAGCGCTTGGCAACCAGAGGCACCCAGCTGCCAGCTTGCTGTAGCACCTCAGGCATGGTCTCGTGGTCCAGCAGGTTGGGCAACCGCATCTTTTTGTATCCCACAGTGTAGCAAAGGCGTAGTTCAGTTGGAATGTCTACACACTGTGGCTGCCTGGCATAGAAGCGGCCATTCTGAAAGTTGTCGGACTGCCAGCTGTAATAGTCGTACTCCTCAGCTGAGGAGACCAAGCTGATAAAGAAAAGTCCTAGTGCCAAGGTTAGCAACCTGGCACCACACACACGCAGCTTCTGTCGGGCCATGCTCCTGGACGAAGGGAGGGAGAGGAgtggtgggaaaaaaaataaaaccaaacagcAGAACCAACTTTAATCCTTTCTTCTTGGTTAAAAATAGAAATAGGAGATGGGAAAGCAAGGAGAATATTGGTGAATGGCTTGCAATATGCTCCTCCTTGTTTCTTGTTGAGTGTAGTCCTGTTAATCGTCCACTCTAGGAGGCTGCTGACCTTCAGTGCTTCAGGTGGCTTTTGGAGCTCTAACTGCTGTGCTCTTTTCTAGTCTGACTGAGGTGCACTTGGAATATATGAAGGAGTGGATTGCTGGCCTTACCAGCCCCCCTAGCAAAGTTGCAAGTCCACTCCACCTCCCACAGGCTTCTCCTGTCCTCCTTTAGCCCCGCCCCCCACCACAACTACAGCCAACTGCTGAGCAGTAGGCGGCACCCTGGCCTGCACTGACAAAGTCTGGACACtcctacagacacacacacacacatttattcttGCCTTGCTTTTCAGGTTTCAATTTGCGAGGAAGTAAAGcatgtggagagagagaagtgcTTTCTTGGAG from Hoplias malabaricus isolate fHopMal1 chromosome 8, fHopMal1.hap1, whole genome shotgun sequence includes:
- the sfrp5 gene encoding secreted frizzled-related protein 5, encoding MARQKLRVCGARLLTLALGLFFISLVSSAEEYDYYSWQSDNFQNGRFYARQPQCVDIPTELRLCYTVGYKKMRLPNLLDHETMPEVLQQAGSWVPLVAKRCHADTQVFLCSLFAPVCLDRPIYPCRSLCEAVRDSCSPVMATYGFPWPDMLQCEKFPIDNDLCIPIQFSSNHATQTPASKTCPPCDNELKADTIMEHFCASDFVLKMKFKEVKKERGDRKLIAAQKKKKVLKMGLLRKKDLKKMTLYIKNGANCPCSQLDHLTSSFLIMGRKVEHQLLLMSIHKWDKKSKELKYAVKLMKSLQCPTYHSVFQ